A genomic stretch from Gorilla gorilla gorilla isolate KB3781 chromosome 20, NHGRI_mGorGor1-v2.1_pri, whole genome shotgun sequence includes:
- the SSC5D gene encoding soluble scavenger receptor cysteine-rich domain-containing protein SSC5D isoform X2 produces MRVLACLLAALVGIQAVERLRLADGPHGCAGRLEVWHGGRWGTVCDDGWDLRDAAVACRQLGCGGALAAPGGAFFGEGAGPVWLSELACRGNEGQLGLCHHRGWKAHICSHEEDAGVVCAGQRVANSRDDSTSPLDGAPWPGLLVELSPSTEEPLVTHAPRPAGNPQNASRKKSPRPKQAKSTRAPLLTTGAPRQERLRLVSGPHRCTGRLEVWHGGRWGTVCDDGWDLRDAAVACRELGCGGALAAPGGARFGPGAGPVWMDDVGCGGGEQTLRDCPRSPWGRSNCDHSEDAGLVCTGPAPRLRLADGPHGCAGRLEVWHGGRWGSVCDDAWDLRDAAVACRELGCGGALAAPVGAFFGEGSGPIILDDLRCRGNETALRFCPARPWGQHDCHHREDAGAVCDGMPLGYVPPTAPTDSNDSTPREAASRPPSTMTSQAPGTAGVSPPPASPTVLWEPGPEAGSPQLRLVAGPSKCSGRLEVWHDQRWGTVCDDSWDMRDSAVVCRELGCGGPRQPDPAAGRFGWGAGPIWLDDVGCVGTEASLSDCPAAPWGKHNCAHNEDVGVTCTGPPGLDSISDPFSWSWIPGLGRDRDAWLPGELATKPSASVTASVLEKTTTKAPGKMPKSTKKWVTKNAKRSTTQPPVMPTTKHSRAQSPPDLTSQTTTALTTEASRRPTSEFTRRPTTEAPQRWTSHTTATLTPQAPRERTTKTMAMLTTQGPQEMTSESTIKSIPQASLEPSAEIPEGSPESPKDPAPSPSVSTTGESGLFRVRLADGPNRCAGRLEVWHAGRWGTVCDDNWDLRDATVACWELGCGKVRPRVGKTHYGPGTGPIWLDDMGCKGSEASLSDCPSGAWGKHNCDHEEDVGLTCTGYTDYDDYPPWTWDPTSTEDLAKGTTTAGVPGHTLPWSTTRRPGSSSPATRRLPDTGSPRKPWPERRPPRPAATRTAPPTPSPGPSASPGPPGPALTSDSSPELTPHSALTSEATSDPPNTSPPTPDPASRTNPDLILTSPDFALSTPDSSVVPALTPEPSPTPLPTLPKELTSDPSTPSEVTSLSPTSEQVPESDTTPDLDTTPYSSTVSEYSRSPDPSPSPHPTTTPDPTMAPDPITTPNPTVTPHFPTTPHPTTTPQPTTITHSTMIPDPTTTPQPFTTMQPTTTPHPTMTPHPTMTPHPTTTPHPTTTPDPTTTPYPTTITHSTMIPDPSTTPQPFTTMQPTTIPHPITTPHPTTTPHPTTTPHPTMTPDPTTTPYPTTTPDPTTTPHPTTTPDPSSTPVITTVSLSTSLGTELSSPTVAPTVKPSLHPQLTFTAPAPHTSTSQIPTLEPSPALESSPSRSSTATIMDPLSTEDFKPPRSQSPNLTPPPTHTPHSASDLTVSPDPLLSPTAHPLDHPPLDPLTLGPTPGQSPGPHGPCVAPTRPVRVMACEPPALVELVAAVRDVGGQLQRLTQVVEQERQERQALLLGLTQLVEAARGLGQLGEAMKRLAEMAWTTSMPAPTTTTPEEEERPLRGDV; encoded by the exons CGGCCCTGGTGGGGATCCAGGCTGTTG AGCGCCTGCGCCTGGCCGATGGCCCCCATGGGTGCGCTGGCCGCCTGGAGGTCTGGCATGGCGGGCGCTGGGGCACCGTGTGTGATGACGGCTGGGACCTGCGCGATGCCGCCGTGGCCTGCCGGCAGCTGGGCTGCGGAGGGGCACTGGCCGCCCCGGGAGGCGCCTTCTTCGGGGAGGGGGCAGGGCCTGTGTGGCTCAGCGAGCTGGCTTGCCGGGGCAACGAGGGGCAGCTGGGCCTCTGCCACCACCGGGGCTGGAAGGCCCACATCTGCTCCCACGAGGAGGACGCGGGCGTCGTCTGCGCAG GTCAGCGCGTGGCTAACTCCAGGGACGACTCAACATCTCCCCTGGATGGGGCTCCCTGGCCAGGGCTGTTGGTGGAGCTGAGCCCCAGCACGGAGGAGCCCCTGGTGACACATG CCCCCCGCCCAGCTGGGAACCCCCAGAACGCCTCCCGGAAGAAGAGCCCCCGGCCCAAGCAGGCCAAGTCCACCCGGGCCCCTCTGCTGACGACAGGAGCCCCCCGCCAAG AGCGGCTGCGCCTGGTCTCTGGCCCCCACAGGTGCACCGGACGCCTGGAGGTCTGGCACGGCGGGCGCTGGGGCACCGTATGTGACGACGGCTGGGACCTGCGTGACGCTGCTGTAGCCTGCCGGGAACTGGGCTGTGGGGGGGCGCTGGCTGCCCCCGGGGGTGCCAGATTCGGGCCTGGTGCAGGGCCCGTGTGGATGGACGATGTGGGGTGTGGAGGAGGAGAACAGACCCTCCGAGACTGCCCCCGAAGCCCCTGGGGCCGGAGCAACTGTGACCACAGCGAGGATGCGGGGCTGGTCTGCACCG GCCCGGCACCTCGGCTGCGCCTGGCCGATGGCCCCCACGGGTGCGCCGGCCGCCTGGAGGTCTGGCACGGGGGTCGCTGGGGGTCGGTGTGTGACGACGCCTGGGACCTGCGAGACGCCGCTGTGGCCTGCCGGGAGTTGGGCTGCGGAGGGGCGCTGGCCGCCCCCGTGGGCGCCTTCTTTGGGGAGGGGTCTGGACCCATCATCCTGGACGACCTTCGGTGTCGGGGAAACGAGACGGCCTTACGATTCTGCCCAGCTCGGCCCTGGGGCCAGCATGACTGTCACCACCGCGAGGACGCTGGGGCCGTGTGTGACG GCATGCCCCTGGGCTATGTCCCTCCCACGGCCCCCACGGACAGCAACGACTCCACGCCCAGGGAGGCTGCCTCCAGGCCCCCGTCCACCATGACGAGCCAGGCTCCAGGGACGGCAGGCGTttcacctcctccagcctcccctaCTGTCCTTTGGGAGCCTGGACCGGAAGCCG GGTCCCCCCAGCTGCGCCTGGTGGCTGGGCCCAGCAAGTGCTCAGGTCGACTGGAGGTGTGGCATGACCAGCGCTGGGGGACCGTGTGTGACGATAGCTGGGACATGCGGGATTCAGCTGTGGTCTGCCGGGAGCTGGGCTGTGGTGGACCTCGGCAGCCAGACCCTGCCGCTGGCCGCTTTGGCTGGGGTGCGGGCCCCATCTGGCTAGATGATGTGGGCTGTGTGGGGACTGAGGCTTCACTGTCCGACTGCCCTGCTGCTCCCTGGGGAAAGCACAACTGCGCTCACAATGAGGATGTTGGGGTCACCTGCACTG GGCCCCCAGGCCTGGACTCCATCTCAGACCCCTTCAGCTGGAGCTGGATTCCTGGACTGGGGAGAGATCGGGATGCCTGGCTCCCGGGAGAGCTGGCCACCAAGCCCTCTGCAAGTGTGACTGCCAGTGTTCTGGAGAAAACAACCACGAAGGCCCCAGGGAAAATGCCTAAGAGTACTAAGAAGTGGGTGACAAAAAATGCAAAGAGATCAACCACTCAACCCCCAGTGATGCCAACCACGAAACACTCCAGGGCCCAAAGCCCCCCAGACCTAACCTCACAGACCACTACAGCCCTGACCACTGAGGCCTCCCGAAGACCTACCTCTGAGTTTACCAGAAGGCCGACCACGGAGGCCCCCCAGAGATGGACCTCTCACACCACTGCCACGCTGACCCCTCAGGCCCCCCGAGAACGGACCACTAAGACCATGGCAATGCTGACCACTCAAGGTCCCCAAGAAATGACCTCTGAGTCCACTATCAAGAGTATCCCTCAGGCCTCCCTGGAGCCATCTGCTGAGATCCCAGAAGGGTCTCCAGAGTCACCCAAAGACCCGGCCCCCTCTCCCAGTGTTAGCACCACTGGGGAATCAG GCCTGTTCCGGGTTCGTCTGGCCGATGGGCCCAACCGCTGTGCTGGCCGGCTGGAAGTGTGGCATGCTGGACGCTGGGGAACAGTGTGTGATGACAACTGGGACCTGCGGGACGCCACTGTGGCCTGCTGGGAACTGGGCTGTGGAAAGGTCCGGCCTCGAGTAGGCAAAACCCATTACGGCCCTGGGACTGGGCCCATCTGGCTGGATGACATGGGCTGTAAGGGAAGCGAGGCCTCACTGAGCGACTGCCCCTCGGGGGCTTGGGGGAAGCACAACTGTGACCACGAGGAAGACGTGGGGCTCACGTGCACTG GCTACACAGACTATGACGATTATCCCCCCTGGACCTGGGACCCCACCTCAACAGAGGACCTGGCCAAGGGGACTACCACAGCGGGGGTACCTGGACACACTCTCCCCTGGAGCACCACCCGGCGCCCGGGTAGCTCCTCCCCAGCAACAAGGCGCCTGCCGGACACAG gttCCCCGAGGAAACCGTGGCCCGAGCGCCGGCCACCGCGGCCCGCTGCGACCAGGACAGCGCCCCCAACCCCGTCCCCAGGTCCCTCCGCCTCTCCGGGACCCCCAGGCCCAGCGCTGACCTCTGACTCCAGTCCAGAGCTCACTCCCCACTCAGCCTTGACGTCCGAGGCGACCTCTGACCCTCCGAACACTTCACCACCCACCCCAGACCCGGCCTCCCGGACGAACCCCGACCTCATCTTGACAAGCCCTGACTTTGCTTTGTCCACCCCTGACTCCAGTGTGGTTCCCGCGTTGACCCCGGAGCCCTCACCCACGCCCTTACCCACCTTGCCCAAAGAGCTGACCTCTGACCCTTCTACACCATCGGAGGTGACCAGCCTTTCCCCTACCTCAGAGCAGGTCCCAGAATCTGACACAACCCCAGATTTGGACACAACTCCATACTCCAGTACAGTCTCAGAATATTCTAGATCCCCAGACCCCTCCCCAAGCCCTCACCCCACTACTACCCCTGATCCCACCATGGCCCCTGACCCCATCACAACCCCTAACCCTACTGTGACCCCTCACTTCCCTACCACCCCTCACCCCACCACGACCCCTCaacccaccaccatcacccactCCACCATGATTCCTGACCCAACCACAACCCCTCAACCCTTCACCACCATGCAGCCCACCACGACCCCTCACCCCACCATGACCCCTCACCCCACCATGACCCCTCACCCCACCACAACCCCTCACCCCACCACGACTCCTGACCCCACCACGACCCCTTACCCCACCACCATCACTCACTCCACCATGATTCCTGACCCCAGCACAACCCCTCAACCCTTCACCACCATGCAGCCCACCACGATCCCTCATCCCATCACGACCCCTCACCCCACCACAACCCCTCACCCCACGACAACCCCTCACCCCACCATGACTCCTGACCCCACCACGACCCCTTACCCCACCACTACTCCTGATCCCACCACGACCCCTCACCCCACCACAACTCCTGACCCTTCCTCAACCCCTGTCATCACTACTGTGTCCCTTTCAACCTCCTTGGGGACAGAACTCTCCTCTCCCACTGTAGCACCAACAGTCAAGCCCAGTCTGCACCCCCAGTTGACCTTCACAGCACCTGCCCCTCACACCTCTACATCCCAGATACCCACCTTAGAGCCCTCTCCAGCCTTGGAGTCCAGCCCCTCCAGGTCCTCCACAGCCACAATCATGGACCCACTGTCCACTGAGGACTTCAAGCCACCCAGAAGCCAGAGCCCCAACCTaacccctccacccacccatacCCCACACTCAGCCTCTGACCTCACTGTGTCCCCTGACCCCCTCCTTTCCCCCACAGCCCACCCCTTGGATCATCCTCCCCTTGACCCCCTCACCCTAGGGCCAACTCCTGGTCAGAGCCCAGGCCCCCATGGTCCATGTGTGGCCCCAACACGACCTGTAAGGGTCATGGCTTGTGAGCCACCTGCCCTGGTGGAGCTGGTGGCTGCTGTGAGGGATGTGGGTGGTCAGCTGCAGAGACTGACCCAGGTCGTGGAACAGGAGCGGCAGGAGCGCCAAGCCCTGCTGCTGGGGCTGACGCAGCTGGTAGAAGCTGCCCGGGGTCTGGGGCAGCTGGGTGAGGCCATGAAGAGACTGGCAGAGATGGCCTGGACCACCAGCATGCCTGCACCAACCACCACTACcccagaggaagaagaaagacccCTGAGGGGAGACGTGTGA
- the SSC5D gene encoding soluble scavenger receptor cysteine-rich domain-containing protein SSC5D isoform X1 produces MRVLACLLAALVGIQAVERLRLADGPHGCAGRLEVWHGGRWGTVCDDGWDLRDAAVACRQLGCGGALAAPGGAFFGEGAGPVWLSELACRGNEGQLGLCHHRGWKAHICSHEEDAGVVCAGQRVANSRDDSTSPLDGAPWPGLLVELSPSTEEPLVTHAPRPAGNPQNASRKKSPRPKQAKSTRAPLLTTGAPRQERLRLVSGPHRCTGRLEVWHGGRWGTVCDDGWDLRDAAVACRELGCGGALAAPGGARFGPGAGPVWMDDVGCGGGEQTLRDCPRSPWGRSNCDHSEDAGLVCTGPAPRLRLADGPHGCAGRLEVWHGGRWGSVCDDAWDLRDAAVACRELGCGGALAAPVGAFFGEGSGPIILDDLRCRGNETALRFCPARPWGQHDCHHREDAGAVCDGMPLGYVPPTAPTDSNDSTPREAASRPPSTMTSQAPGTAGVSPPPASPTVLWEPGPEAGSPQLRLVAGPSKCSGRLEVWHDQRWGTVCDDSWDMRDSAVVCRELGCGGPRQPDPAAGRFGWGAGPIWLDDVGCVGTEASLSDCPAAPWGKHNCAHNEDVGVTCTGPPGLDSISDPFSWSWIPGLGRDRDAWLPGELATKPSASVTASVLEKTTTKAPGKMPKSTKKWVTKNAKRSTTQPPVMPTTKHSRAQSPPDLTSQTTTALTTEASRRPTSEFTRRPTTEAPQRWTSHTTATLTPQAPRERTTKTMAMLTTQGPQEMTSESTIKSIPQASLEPSAEIPEGSPESPKDPAPSPSVSTTGESGLFRVRLADGPNRCAGRLEVWHAGRWGTVCDDNWDLRDATVACWELGCGKVRPRVGKTHYGPGTGPIWLDDMGCKGSEASLSDCPSGAWGKHNCDHEEDVGLTCTGYTDYDDYPPWTWDPTSTEDLAKGTTTAGVPGHTLPWSTTRRPGSSSPATRRLPDTGSKDGYKLPWTWDTPSGRGLAEGTPTVGKLGPTLGAGTTRSPGSPPTPRVHGDTGSPRKPWPERRPPRPAATRTAPPTPSPGPSASPGPPGPALTSDSSPELTPHSALTSEATSDPPNTSPPTPDPASRTNPDLILTSPDFALSTPDSSVVPALTPEPSPTPLPTLPKELTSDPSTPSEVTSLSPTSEQVPESDTTPDLDTTPYSSTVSEYSRSPDPSPSPHPTTTPDPTMAPDPITTPNPTVTPHFPTTPHPTTTPQPTTITHSTMIPDPTTTPQPFTTMQPTTTPHPTMTPHPTMTPHPTTTPHPTTTPDPTTTPYPTTITHSTMIPDPSTTPQPFTTMQPTTIPHPITTPHPTTTPHPTTTPHPTMTPDPTTTPYPTTTPDPTTTPHPTTTPDPSSTPVITTVSLSTSLGTELSSPTVAPTVKPSLHPQLTFTAPAPHTSTSQIPTLEPSPALESSPSRSSTATIMDPLSTEDFKPPRSQSPNLTPPPTHTPHSASDLTVSPDPLLSPTAHPLDHPPLDPLTLGPTPGQSPGPHGPCVAPTRPVRVMACEPPALVELVAAVRDVGGQLQRLTQVVEQERQERQALLLGLTQLVEAARGLGQLGEAMKRLAEMAWTTSMPAPTTTTPEEEERPLRGDV; encoded by the exons CGGCCCTGGTGGGGATCCAGGCTGTTG AGCGCCTGCGCCTGGCCGATGGCCCCCATGGGTGCGCTGGCCGCCTGGAGGTCTGGCATGGCGGGCGCTGGGGCACCGTGTGTGATGACGGCTGGGACCTGCGCGATGCCGCCGTGGCCTGCCGGCAGCTGGGCTGCGGAGGGGCACTGGCCGCCCCGGGAGGCGCCTTCTTCGGGGAGGGGGCAGGGCCTGTGTGGCTCAGCGAGCTGGCTTGCCGGGGCAACGAGGGGCAGCTGGGCCTCTGCCACCACCGGGGCTGGAAGGCCCACATCTGCTCCCACGAGGAGGACGCGGGCGTCGTCTGCGCAG GTCAGCGCGTGGCTAACTCCAGGGACGACTCAACATCTCCCCTGGATGGGGCTCCCTGGCCAGGGCTGTTGGTGGAGCTGAGCCCCAGCACGGAGGAGCCCCTGGTGACACATG CCCCCCGCCCAGCTGGGAACCCCCAGAACGCCTCCCGGAAGAAGAGCCCCCGGCCCAAGCAGGCCAAGTCCACCCGGGCCCCTCTGCTGACGACAGGAGCCCCCCGCCAAG AGCGGCTGCGCCTGGTCTCTGGCCCCCACAGGTGCACCGGACGCCTGGAGGTCTGGCACGGCGGGCGCTGGGGCACCGTATGTGACGACGGCTGGGACCTGCGTGACGCTGCTGTAGCCTGCCGGGAACTGGGCTGTGGGGGGGCGCTGGCTGCCCCCGGGGGTGCCAGATTCGGGCCTGGTGCAGGGCCCGTGTGGATGGACGATGTGGGGTGTGGAGGAGGAGAACAGACCCTCCGAGACTGCCCCCGAAGCCCCTGGGGCCGGAGCAACTGTGACCACAGCGAGGATGCGGGGCTGGTCTGCACCG GCCCGGCACCTCGGCTGCGCCTGGCCGATGGCCCCCACGGGTGCGCCGGCCGCCTGGAGGTCTGGCACGGGGGTCGCTGGGGGTCGGTGTGTGACGACGCCTGGGACCTGCGAGACGCCGCTGTGGCCTGCCGGGAGTTGGGCTGCGGAGGGGCGCTGGCCGCCCCCGTGGGCGCCTTCTTTGGGGAGGGGTCTGGACCCATCATCCTGGACGACCTTCGGTGTCGGGGAAACGAGACGGCCTTACGATTCTGCCCAGCTCGGCCCTGGGGCCAGCATGACTGTCACCACCGCGAGGACGCTGGGGCCGTGTGTGACG GCATGCCCCTGGGCTATGTCCCTCCCACGGCCCCCACGGACAGCAACGACTCCACGCCCAGGGAGGCTGCCTCCAGGCCCCCGTCCACCATGACGAGCCAGGCTCCAGGGACGGCAGGCGTttcacctcctccagcctcccctaCTGTCCTTTGGGAGCCTGGACCGGAAGCCG GGTCCCCCCAGCTGCGCCTGGTGGCTGGGCCCAGCAAGTGCTCAGGTCGACTGGAGGTGTGGCATGACCAGCGCTGGGGGACCGTGTGTGACGATAGCTGGGACATGCGGGATTCAGCTGTGGTCTGCCGGGAGCTGGGCTGTGGTGGACCTCGGCAGCCAGACCCTGCCGCTGGCCGCTTTGGCTGGGGTGCGGGCCCCATCTGGCTAGATGATGTGGGCTGTGTGGGGACTGAGGCTTCACTGTCCGACTGCCCTGCTGCTCCCTGGGGAAAGCACAACTGCGCTCACAATGAGGATGTTGGGGTCACCTGCACTG GGCCCCCAGGCCTGGACTCCATCTCAGACCCCTTCAGCTGGAGCTGGATTCCTGGACTGGGGAGAGATCGGGATGCCTGGCTCCCGGGAGAGCTGGCCACCAAGCCCTCTGCAAGTGTGACTGCCAGTGTTCTGGAGAAAACAACCACGAAGGCCCCAGGGAAAATGCCTAAGAGTACTAAGAAGTGGGTGACAAAAAATGCAAAGAGATCAACCACTCAACCCCCAGTGATGCCAACCACGAAACACTCCAGGGCCCAAAGCCCCCCAGACCTAACCTCACAGACCACTACAGCCCTGACCACTGAGGCCTCCCGAAGACCTACCTCTGAGTTTACCAGAAGGCCGACCACGGAGGCCCCCCAGAGATGGACCTCTCACACCACTGCCACGCTGACCCCTCAGGCCCCCCGAGAACGGACCACTAAGACCATGGCAATGCTGACCACTCAAGGTCCCCAAGAAATGACCTCTGAGTCCACTATCAAGAGTATCCCTCAGGCCTCCCTGGAGCCATCTGCTGAGATCCCAGAAGGGTCTCCAGAGTCACCCAAAGACCCGGCCCCCTCTCCCAGTGTTAGCACCACTGGGGAATCAG GCCTGTTCCGGGTTCGTCTGGCCGATGGGCCCAACCGCTGTGCTGGCCGGCTGGAAGTGTGGCATGCTGGACGCTGGGGAACAGTGTGTGATGACAACTGGGACCTGCGGGACGCCACTGTGGCCTGCTGGGAACTGGGCTGTGGAAAGGTCCGGCCTCGAGTAGGCAAAACCCATTACGGCCCTGGGACTGGGCCCATCTGGCTGGATGACATGGGCTGTAAGGGAAGCGAGGCCTCACTGAGCGACTGCCCCTCGGGGGCTTGGGGGAAGCACAACTGTGACCACGAGGAAGACGTGGGGCTCACGTGCACTG GCTACACAGACTATGACGATTATCCCCCCTGGACCTGGGACCCCACCTCAACAGAGGACCTGGCCAAGGGGACTACCACAGCGGGGGTACCTGGACACACTCTCCCCTGGAGCACCACCCGGCGCCCGGGTAGCTCCTCCCCAGCAACAAGGCGCCTGCCGGACACAG GAAGCAAAGATGGTTACAAGCTTCCCTGGACGTGGGACACACCATCAGGAAGGGGCCTGGCTGAGGGGACCCCTACCGTAGGCAAACTAGGACCAACTCTTGGGGCTGGCACCACCAGGAGCCCAGGCAGTCCTCCAACTCCGAGAGTCCATGGAGACACAG gttCCCCGAGGAAACCGTGGCCCGAGCGCCGGCCACCGCGGCCCGCTGCGACCAGGACAGCGCCCCCAACCCCGTCCCCAGGTCCCTCCGCCTCTCCGGGACCCCCAGGCCCAGCGCTGACCTCTGACTCCAGTCCAGAGCTCACTCCCCACTCAGCCTTGACGTCCGAGGCGACCTCTGACCCTCCGAACACTTCACCACCCACCCCAGACCCGGCCTCCCGGACGAACCCCGACCTCATCTTGACAAGCCCTGACTTTGCTTTGTCCACCCCTGACTCCAGTGTGGTTCCCGCGTTGACCCCGGAGCCCTCACCCACGCCCTTACCCACCTTGCCCAAAGAGCTGACCTCTGACCCTTCTACACCATCGGAGGTGACCAGCCTTTCCCCTACCTCAGAGCAGGTCCCAGAATCTGACACAACCCCAGATTTGGACACAACTCCATACTCCAGTACAGTCTCAGAATATTCTAGATCCCCAGACCCCTCCCCAAGCCCTCACCCCACTACTACCCCTGATCCCACCATGGCCCCTGACCCCATCACAACCCCTAACCCTACTGTGACCCCTCACTTCCCTACCACCCCTCACCCCACCACGACCCCTCaacccaccaccatcacccactCCACCATGATTCCTGACCCAACCACAACCCCTCAACCCTTCACCACCATGCAGCCCACCACGACCCCTCACCCCACCATGACCCCTCACCCCACCATGACCCCTCACCCCACCACAACCCCTCACCCCACCACGACTCCTGACCCCACCACGACCCCTTACCCCACCACCATCACTCACTCCACCATGATTCCTGACCCCAGCACAACCCCTCAACCCTTCACCACCATGCAGCCCACCACGATCCCTCATCCCATCACGACCCCTCACCCCACCACAACCCCTCACCCCACGACAACCCCTCACCCCACCATGACTCCTGACCCCACCACGACCCCTTACCCCACCACTACTCCTGATCCCACCACGACCCCTCACCCCACCACAACTCCTGACCCTTCCTCAACCCCTGTCATCACTACTGTGTCCCTTTCAACCTCCTTGGGGACAGAACTCTCCTCTCCCACTGTAGCACCAACAGTCAAGCCCAGTCTGCACCCCCAGTTGACCTTCACAGCACCTGCCCCTCACACCTCTACATCCCAGATACCCACCTTAGAGCCCTCTCCAGCCTTGGAGTCCAGCCCCTCCAGGTCCTCCACAGCCACAATCATGGACCCACTGTCCACTGAGGACTTCAAGCCACCCAGAAGCCAGAGCCCCAACCTaacccctccacccacccatacCCCACACTCAGCCTCTGACCTCACTGTGTCCCCTGACCCCCTCCTTTCCCCCACAGCCCACCCCTTGGATCATCCTCCCCTTGACCCCCTCACCCTAGGGCCAACTCCTGGTCAGAGCCCAGGCCCCCATGGTCCATGTGTGGCCCCAACACGACCTGTAAGGGTCATGGCTTGTGAGCCACCTGCCCTGGTGGAGCTGGTGGCTGCTGTGAGGGATGTGGGTGGTCAGCTGCAGAGACTGACCCAGGTCGTGGAACAGGAGCGGCAGGAGCGCCAAGCCCTGCTGCTGGGGCTGACGCAGCTGGTAGAAGCTGCCCGGGGTCTGGGGCAGCTGGGTGAGGCCATGAAGAGACTGGCAGAGATGGCCTGGACCACCAGCATGCCTGCACCAACCACCACTACcccagaggaagaagaaagacccCTGAGGGGAGACGTGTGA